The proteins below come from a single Blastocatellia bacterium genomic window:
- a CDS encoding nucleoside-diphosphate sugar epimerase/dehydratase, with amino-acid sequence MIEANAIRNRSRVWWAWLLNRRVQFAIDLVTLVAAFALAYLLRFDFDVPRDNWLAALRQLPYVVLLQFGALALAGVYAFIWRFIGMAEVRAFVNAAYWALLPILFIRVALPAEYHQWRVPLSVMLVDTLLAFGGVLGMRVLRRALYERYEKQLQTGTARSLPKKPVLLIGAGRAGALAAREIRSRGNLDIEVKGFIDKDPDKQGSVIYGVRVLGTPNDLRELVEKLKIDHVVITLASASGQEIRRIVELCERIPVRVRIIPALHEILQGRVEVSRIRDVQIEDLLGRDPVHLDEAETRQFLAGKVVLVTGAGGSIGAELARQIAAFAPATLVLVERAEFALFNIDRELRETWPALRIVALVADVGDAVRMRAIFQTYRPQVVLHAAAHKHVPMMEGNVTEAVKNNVLATRLVAQLAGEQQAEAFVLISTDKAVRPTSIMGATKRVAELVVQDLNQRYRTRFVAVRFGNVIGSAGSVIPIFREQIRKGGPVTVTHPEMVRYFMTIPEASQLVLQAGAMGDGGGIFVLDMGQPVRILDLAKDLIALSGLRPGEDVEIVFSGIRPGEKLFEELEIAEEGLATTRHPKIFVGHLAVHPPGQVRELLARLAALSENGQDAELRRSLSEFLPEAQLAEVECATGAAD; translated from the coding sequence ATGATCGAAGCAAACGCCATCCGAAATCGGTCGCGCGTCTGGTGGGCGTGGCTGCTCAACCGCCGCGTCCAGTTCGCCATCGATCTGGTCACGCTGGTCGCCGCCTTTGCGCTGGCTTATCTGCTGCGCTTCGATTTCGACGTGCCGCGAGACAACTGGCTGGCGGCGCTGCGCCAGTTGCCTTATGTCGTGCTGCTGCAATTCGGGGCGCTGGCACTGGCCGGCGTCTATGCCTTCATCTGGCGCTTCATCGGCATGGCCGAAGTGCGCGCCTTCGTCAACGCGGCTTACTGGGCGCTGCTGCCGATCCTCTTCATCCGCGTCGCCCTGCCCGCTGAGTATCATCAATGGCGCGTGCCGCTGTCGGTCATGCTGGTTGACACGCTGCTGGCCTTTGGCGGCGTGCTTGGTATGCGCGTCCTGCGCCGCGCCCTCTACGAGCGTTACGAGAAACAGTTGCAGACCGGCACGGCGCGCAGCCTGCCGAAGAAACCTGTCTTGCTGATCGGCGCGGGCCGCGCAGGGGCGCTGGCGGCGCGCGAGATTCGCAGCCGCGGCAACCTCGACATCGAAGTCAAAGGCTTCATCGATAAGGACCCCGATAAACAAGGCTCGGTGATTTATGGAGTGCGTGTTCTCGGCACCCCCAACGATCTGCGCGAGCTGGTCGAGAAGCTCAAGATCGATCACGTCGTCATCACGCTGGCCAGTGCCTCGGGCCAGGAGATTCGCCGCATCGTCGAGCTGTGCGAGCGCATCCCTGTGCGCGTCCGCATCATCCCGGCGCTGCATGAAATTCTCCAGGGGCGCGTCGAGGTGAGCCGCATCCGCGACGTGCAGATCGAAGACCTGCTGGGGCGTGACCCGGTTCACCTGGACGAAGCGGAGACGCGCCAATTTCTCGCCGGCAAGGTGGTGCTGGTGACCGGCGCGGGCGGATCGATTGGCGCAGAGCTGGCGCGGCAGATCGCCGCCTTTGCGCCCGCCACACTGGTGCTGGTCGAGCGCGCCGAGTTCGCCCTCTTCAACATTGATCGCGAGCTGCGCGAGACCTGGCCGGCGCTGCGCATCGTCGCCCTGGTCGCAGACGTCGGCGACGCGGTGCGTATGCGCGCCATCTTTCAGACCTATCGCCCGCAGGTCGTGTTGCACGCCGCTGCTCACAAGCATGTGCCGATGATGGAAGGCAACGTCACCGAGGCCGTGAAGAATAATGTGCTGGCGACGCGCCTGGTCGCACAGCTAGCCGGCGAGCAGCAGGCCGAAGCCTTCGTGTTGATTTCGACCGACAAGGCGGTGCGCCCGACTTCGATTATGGGCGCGACCAAGCGCGTCGCCGAGCTGGTCGTGCAAGACTTGAATCAACGCTACCGAACGCGCTTCGTGGCGGTGCGCTTTGGCAACGTCATCGGCTCGGCGGGATCGGTGATTCCCATCTTTCGCGAGCAGATTCGCAAAGGCGGGCCGGTGACGGTCACGCACCCGGAGATGGTGCGTTACTTCATGACGATACCCGAAGCCAGTCAACTGGTCTTGCAGGCCGGGGCGATGGGCGACGGCGGCGGAATCTTCGTCCTCGACATGGGACAGCCCGTGCGCATTCTCGATCTGGCGAAAGACCTGATCGCGCTTTCGGGCCTGCGGCCCGGCGAAGATGTGGAGATCGTCTTCAGCGGCATACGGCCCGGCGAAAAGCTCTTTGAAGAGCTTGAAATCGCTGAAGAGGGCCTGGCGACAACCCGCCACCCGAAAATCTTTGTCGGCCATCTCGCCGTTCACCCGCCCGGACAGGTGCGCGAGCTGCTGGCGCGCCTCGCGGCTTTAAGCGAGAACGGACAGGACGCGGAACTGCGGCGCTCGTTGAGCGAGTTTCTGCCCGAGGCGCAGCTCGCTGAGGTCGAGTGCGCTACCGGCGCGGCGGATTAG
- a CDS encoding DegT/DnrJ/EryC1/StrS family aminotransferase, which yields MNERIPMASADLDDSDIEAVLGVLRTGRLALGPRTILFEQAICDYVGTRHAVAVSSGTAALHLIVKALGIGAGDDVLVPSFTFAASVNAFLYEGAMPVFVEIERDTYNLDPADLERKITARTKAIMAVDVFGHPADWDALRRIAERHSLKIIDDSCEALGAAFKGTKLGRFGDAAAFAFYPNKQITTGEGGVIVTDSDDIARLCRSLRNQGRGEMGAWLEHDRLGYNYRLDEMSAALGVSQLRRIETFLAKRAQVAQRYSERLARFDWLRTPAVKPDVRMSWFVYVVTLAEGLDRDSVMRRMEARGIPVRGYFSPAHLQPYIRERFGYAAGELPITESVARRTIALPFHNNLSDAQIEEVVAALAEAAQE from the coding sequence ATGAACGAGCGAATTCCGATGGCCTCTGCGGACCTCGATGACTCGGACATTGAAGCGGTGCTGGGCGTACTGCGCACAGGGCGGCTGGCGCTTGGCCCGCGGACGATCCTGTTCGAGCAGGCCATTTGTGATTACGTCGGCACACGCCATGCGGTCGCGGTCAGCTCGGGCACGGCGGCGCTGCACCTGATCGTTAAAGCGCTTGGCATCGGCGCGGGCGACGACGTGCTGGTGCCATCGTTCACCTTCGCGGCCAGCGTCAACGCCTTTCTTTATGAAGGCGCGATGCCGGTCTTCGTCGAGATCGAACGCGACACCTACAACCTCGACCCGGCAGACCTTGAACGTAAGATCACCGCGCGCACCAAAGCGATCATGGCGGTTGATGTATTCGGCCACCCGGCGGACTGGGACGCCCTTCGCCGCATCGCCGAGCGCCACAGCCTGAAAATCATTGATGACTCGTGCGAGGCTCTGGGAGCCGCTTTCAAGGGAACGAAGCTCGGTCGCTTTGGCGACGCGGCGGCCTTCGCCTTCTACCCCAACAAGCAGATCACGACCGGCGAAGGCGGCGTCATCGTCACCGACTCGGACGACATCGCGCGGCTCTGCCGCAGTTTGCGCAACCAGGGGCGCGGCGAGATGGGCGCCTGGCTTGAGCATGACCGGTTGGGTTATAACTACCGCCTGGACGAGATGTCGGCGGCGCTCGGCGTCAGTCAGCTTCGCCGCATCGAGACGTTCCTGGCGAAGCGCGCGCAGGTCGCGCAACGCTACAGCGAACGGCTGGCGCGCTTCGATTGGCTGCGAACGCCCGCGGTCAAACCCGACGTGCGCATGAGCTGGTTCGTTTATGTGGTGACGCTTGCCGAAGGCTTAGACCGTGACTCGGTGATGCGGCGAATGGAAGCGCGCGGCATCCCCGTGCGCGGCTATTTTTCGCCGGCGCATTTGCAGCCTTACATCCGCGAGCGCTTCGGCTACGCGGCGGGCGAGCTGCCCATCACCGAATCGGTGGCGCGCCGCACCATCGCTCTGCCGTTTCACAATAACCTCAGCGACGCGCAGATTGAAGAAGTGGTCGCCGCGCTCGCCGAGGCCGCACAAGAATAA
- a CDS encoding acetyltransferase yields MSAARPDAIAVLGAGGHAKVVIATLQAAGFTVAAVFDDDRSKQGSRLLGVEVRGPLDDFAGSGYRRAVLAIGDNATRMRLAARLQAQLPTVEWVIAVHPQTCLHLSVRLGDGAVVFAGAVIQPDTVIGAHAIINTGATVDHDCRIGDFAHIAPGCHLAGEVQVARGAFLGIGASVIPGRMIGEWATIGAGAVVTGDIPAGATAVGVPAKVLDKEGR; encoded by the coding sequence GTGAGCGCCGCGCGGCCCGACGCCATTGCCGTGCTCGGGGCCGGCGGCCATGCGAAAGTCGTCATCGCCACATTGCAGGCCGCGGGCTTTACGGTCGCCGCCGTCTTCGATGATGACCGGAGCAAGCAAGGCAGCCGTCTGCTCGGCGTCGAAGTCCGCGGCCCGCTCGACGACTTCGCAGGCTCAGGCTATCGCCGCGCGGTTCTTGCTATCGGTGACAACGCGACGCGAATGCGATTAGCCGCGCGCTTGCAGGCACAGTTGCCGACCGTCGAGTGGGTCATCGCCGTTCACCCGCAGACCTGCTTGCACCTTTCGGTGAGACTCGGAGATGGCGCTGTCGTCTTTGCCGGCGCCGTCATTCAGCCCGACACGGTCATCGGCGCGCATGCCATCATCAACACCGGCGCGACGGTTGACCATGACTGCCGCATTGGTGATTTCGCTCACATCGCGCCGGGCTGCCATCTGGCGGGCGAGGTGCAGGTCGCGCGCGGCGCTTTTCTCGGCATCGGCGCGTCGGTCATTCCCGGTCGAATGATTGGCGAGTGGGCGACCATTGGCGCGGGCGCGGTGGTCACGGGCGACATTCCGGCAGGCGCTACGGCGGTCGGCGTCCCGGCAAAGGTCTTAGACAAAGAGGGACGATGA
- a CDS encoding sugar transferase, translating into MRVLLIHQAFVGPNEPGGTRHYELAKSAVERGIDFTVVASRLSYLTGQRAVDDDAKVTEQNLDGVRVLRAYAYPALHRSFVWRVVSFLSFMLDAIRTAWRAGRVDLVMGTSPPIFQGLSAWLIAFARRRPLLLEIRDLWPEFAIDMGVLRNRGLIVLSRRLERFLYRRAAHLLVNSPAYRDYLIDKGVPPDKITLIANGADTTMFDPEARGASVREAFGLQNKFVVTYAGALGLANDIEVILRAAARLNEDSRIHFLLVGDGKQRPKLESLARQLNVANVTFTGARPKSAIPTVLAASDACVATLKDIAMFRTTYPNKVFDYMAAGRPTLLAIDGVIRQVIEAAAGGVFVPPGDDAGLAEAVLALSADREQAAEMGRRARAYVTEHFDRRGQTDDFAALLRRLAASRRQPFRLLSYRRVGKRLLDLSLTIPSLILLAPLLLLLAVLVRVKLGSPVLFRQRRPGLNGHAFTLMKFRTMTEARDDAGRLLPDSQRLTGFGKFLRATSLDELPELFNVLRGEMSLVGPRPLLMEYLDRYTLEQARRHEVKPGLTGWAQVNGRNALAWEDKFKLDVWYVDRVSLWLDLSILLRTFAQLCKREGISAEGHATMPFFIGSEGKDQ; encoded by the coding sequence ATGCGCGTGCTGTTGATCCATCAAGCGTTCGTCGGCCCGAATGAGCCGGGCGGCACGCGCCATTACGAGCTGGCGAAAAGCGCCGTCGAGCGCGGCATCGATTTCACTGTTGTGGCGAGCCGTCTCAGTTACCTGACCGGCCAACGCGCGGTTGATGATGATGCGAAGGTTACAGAACAGAATCTGGATGGCGTGCGCGTCCTGCGCGCTTATGCGTACCCGGCGCTGCACCGCAGCTTCGTCTGGCGCGTCGTGTCATTTTTGAGTTTCATGTTGGACGCGATTCGCACCGCCTGGCGGGCCGGTCGGGTTGATCTGGTGATGGGCACGTCACCGCCGATCTTTCAGGGGCTGTCGGCGTGGCTCATTGCCTTCGCGCGTCGCCGCCCGCTGCTATTGGAAATCCGTGACCTGTGGCCGGAGTTTGCCATAGACATGGGCGTGCTGCGCAATCGCGGGCTCATCGTTTTGTCGCGCCGGCTAGAGCGGTTTCTTTATCGCCGCGCCGCGCACCTGCTGGTCAATTCGCCGGCCTATCGCGACTATCTCATTGACAAAGGCGTGCCGCCCGACAAGATCACCCTGATTGCCAACGGCGCGGACACGACGATGTTTGACCCGGAGGCCAGGGGCGCGAGCGTTCGTGAAGCGTTCGGCCTGCAAAACAAGTTCGTCGTCACCTACGCCGGCGCGCTGGGGCTGGCCAACGACATCGAAGTGATCCTGCGCGCCGCCGCGCGACTCAATGAAGATTCGCGGATTCATTTCCTGCTGGTCGGTGATGGCAAACAGCGTCCGAAACTCGAATCGCTCGCCCGCCAGTTGAATGTGGCGAATGTCACATTTACCGGTGCGCGCCCGAAATCAGCCATCCCTACGGTGCTGGCCGCAAGCGATGCCTGTGTGGCGACGCTCAAAGACATCGCGATGTTTCGCACCACCTATCCCAACAAAGTCTTTGATTACATGGCCGCCGGTCGCCCGACGCTGCTGGCCATTGACGGCGTCATTCGCCAGGTGATCGAAGCGGCGGCGGGCGGCGTCTTCGTGCCGCCGGGCGATGACGCGGGGCTGGCCGAAGCGGTGCTGGCCTTGAGCGCCGACCGCGAGCAGGCCGCCGAGATGGGCCGCCGCGCGCGCGCTTATGTCACCGAGCATTTCGACCGCCGCGGGCAGACTGATGATTTCGCGGCCCTGCTCCGGCGATTGGCCGCAAGCCGTCGGCAGCCGTTTCGTCTGCTGTCTTACCGGCGTGTGGGCAAGCGATTGCTCGACCTGTCGCTTACCATTCCCTCGCTCATCCTGCTCGCGCCGTTGTTGTTGCTGCTTGCCGTACTGGTGCGCGTCAAACTCGGCTCGCCGGTTCTGTTTCGCCAGCGGCGGCCCGGCCTGAACGGTCACGCCTTCACCTTGATGAAGTTTCGCACCATGACCGAAGCGCGTGACGACGCGGGTCGCTTGCTGCCGGATAGCCAGCGGCTGACCGGCTTCGGCAAATTCCTGCGCGCCACCAGCCTCGATGAATTGCCCGAACTATTCAACGTCCTCCGCGGCGAGATGAGTCTCGTCGGCCCGCGCCCGCTGTTGATGGAATACCTCGACCGCTACACCCTTGAGCAGGCGCGGCGGCACGAGGTGAAGCCGGGCTTGACCGGCTGGGCGCAGGTCAACGGGCGCAACGCGCTGGCATGGGAAGACAAGTTTAAGCTCGACGTCTGGTACGTTGACCGTGTGAGTCTCTGGCTTGACCTGAGCATCCTACTGCGTACGTTCGCGCAACTCTGCAAGCGTGAAGGCATCAGCGCCGAAGGCCACGCCACCATGCCATTCTTCATCGGCTCGGAAGGGAAAGACCAGTGA
- a CDS encoding alginate lyase family protein: MISMSSASRLYHLWQHFGPRWLAHRVGYAARLRSGAIAWRLPARAWQAQPLEQFLKDAALADPERYLDYRKRHAPPFFFASADRERYQPLFAAWDDVAETTPLIIAAQIKQGRLRYFERRTAQTGFPPDWHANPFTGERGAADLHWSRIGDFDSGDIKIIWEPSRFAYAYALARAYWRTGDEDYVEQFWRAAEDWRVNNPPQQGANWKCGQEAAFRVMAWCFALYAFLDSPQTTAARVGGLAQMIAITAERIAANFDHALSQGNNHGISEAAGLYTVGLLFREFKAAASWRQRGRAALESEGRKLIYDDGAFTQHSTNYHRLMLHDYLWPLRLGELLGEPFSDELKHRIARAGDFLYQLQDTTSGRVPNYGHNDGALVLPLDNGDFQDYRPVVQATHYLIDQTRCYAAGPWDEDLLWLFGPRALAAPVAPPPRADLQAECGGYYTLRSPAGFAFVRAATFKDRPAQADMLHVDLWWRGENIATDAGTFSYHAPAPWDNELARTAYHNTVMVDGCDQMERAGRFLWLPWLRGGMTDYRRSAGGHLVYWHGEHDGYRRLPSPVAHRRAVMRVGDECWVVADQLLGGADHDYRLQWLFADLPFAWDEAQHRLTLHTAAGAYAARLLDLSGAGRCSIMRADPRSARGWRSAYYYDREPALSLDLRCHAARAAFITIFAPDDYSVTAAPGSLVIRSSGWRAVVHLDASANERLIASAAIDGALTDRLEMA; encoded by the coding sequence ATGATCTCCATGTCTTCGGCCTCGCGCCTGTATCATCTCTGGCAGCACTTCGGGCCGCGCTGGCTGGCGCATCGTGTCGGGTACGCGGCGCGGCTGCGCAGCGGCGCCATTGCATGGCGTTTGCCGGCGCGCGCCTGGCAGGCACAACCGCTCGAACAGTTTTTGAAAGACGCGGCGCTCGCCGACCCTGAGCGTTATCTTGATTACCGAAAGCGCCATGCGCCGCCGTTCTTCTTTGCAAGCGCCGACCGCGAGCGTTATCAACCTCTCTTCGCTGCCTGGGACGACGTAGCCGAAACGACGCCGCTGATAATCGCCGCGCAGATCAAGCAAGGCCGGCTGCGTTACTTTGAGCGACGCACGGCGCAAACCGGCTTTCCGCCCGACTGGCATGCGAACCCCTTCACAGGCGAGCGCGGCGCGGCTGACCTGCACTGGAGCCGCATCGGCGATTTCGATTCGGGCGACATCAAAATCATCTGGGAGCCGTCGCGCTTCGCCTACGCCTACGCGCTCGCTCGCGCCTACTGGCGTACAGGTGATGAAGATTACGTTGAACAATTCTGGCGCGCGGCGGAAGACTGGCGCGTTAACAATCCGCCGCAGCAGGGGGCGAACTGGAAGTGTGGCCAGGAGGCAGCGTTTCGCGTGATGGCCTGGTGCTTTGCGCTTTATGCCTTTCTCGACTCGCCACAAACTACGGCGGCGCGCGTCGGCGGTCTTGCGCAGATGATTGCCATAACGGCTGAACGGATCGCCGCCAATTTCGATCACGCGCTCAGCCAGGGCAACAATCACGGCATCAGCGAAGCCGCCGGCCTCTACACCGTCGGGCTACTCTTTCGCGAATTCAAAGCGGCTGCGTCATGGAGGCAACGAGGCCGCGCCGCGCTCGAATCCGAAGGGCGCAAGCTGATCTATGACGACGGCGCGTTCACGCAGCACTCGACGAATTATCATCGCTTGATGTTGCACGATTACCTGTGGCCGCTGCGGCTCGGCGAGTTGTTGGGAGAGCCGTTCAGCGACGAGTTGAAGCATCGCATCGCCCGTGCCGGTGATTTCCTTTATCAATTGCAGGACACAACGAGCGGGCGCGTGCCGAATTATGGCCACAACGATGGCGCGTTGGTGCTGCCGCTCGACAACGGCGACTTTCAAGATTACAGGCCGGTCGTGCAGGCGACACATTACTTGATTGATCAAACTCGCTGTTACGCGGCGGGGCCGTGGGATGAAGACCTGCTCTGGCTGTTTGGCCCGCGGGCGCTCGCCGCGCCGGTGGCGCCACCGCCGCGCGCCGACCTGCAAGCCGAGTGTGGCGGTTATTACACATTGCGCTCGCCCGCCGGCTTCGCTTTCGTGCGCGCCGCGACGTTTAAAGATCGCCCGGCGCAAGCCGATATGCTGCACGTTGACCTGTGGTGGCGCGGCGAAAACATTGCCACGGACGCCGGCACCTTCAGCTATCACGCGCCCGCGCCCTGGGATAACGAGCTAGCGCGCACGGCGTATCACAACACGGTCATGGTGGACGGCTGTGACCAGATGGAGCGCGCTGGCCGCTTTCTCTGGCTGCCGTGGCTGCGCGGTGGGATGACCGATTACCGGCGCTCGGCGGGCGGCCATCTGGTCTACTGGCATGGAGAACACGATGGCTACCGGCGCTTGCCGTCGCCGGTCGCGCACCGGCGCGCGGTCATGCGCGTCGGCGACGAGTGCTGGGTTGTCGCGGACCAATTGCTCGGCGGAGCGGATCACGATTACCGTTTGCAGTGGCTCTTTGCCGACCTGCCGTTCGCATGGGATGAGGCGCAGCACCGGCTGACCCTGCACACGGCGGCGGGCGCGTACGCGGCGCGCTTGCTCGATCTGTCGGGCGCGGGGCGCTGCTCAATTATGCGGGCCGACCCGCGCAGCGCGCGCGGCTGGCGCTCGGCTTACTACTACGACCGCGAGCCGGCGCTCTCGCTGGACTTGCGATGTCACGCCGCGCGAGCCGCGTTCATCACCATCTTTGCGCCCGACGATTATTCGGTTACCGCAGCGCCCGGCTCGCTGGTTATTCGATCAAGCGGCTGGCGAGCAGTTGTTCATCTGGACGCAAGCGCCAATGAGCGGTTGATTGCTTCAGCCGCGATTGACGGCGCGCTGACCGACCGATTGGAGATGGCGTGA
- a CDS encoding methyltransferase domain-containing protein: MSTATKSQEPNAVQRLFNDKAASWPAKYEDNGPLRHRLHAVGQLITQRLSRPAAILDLGCGTGNLAFHLSRQGYDVTACDIAEQMIEEGQRAFAGAPIRWLRLSANWQRLPLTSAAFEAVVATSVFEYLHDPDAVLGECNRVLKPGGWLIFTAPDVRNRRRKLEKFLRPLAVRLARSAAFKLIPAAQRYLIYLSVSRQRLTPGQWREMAERQGFSAALDTTADTTGGRAPECGKYMLLLQFQKQR, encoded by the coding sequence ATGAGCACAGCAACAAAAAGCCAGGAGCCGAACGCCGTACAACGGCTGTTCAACGACAAAGCCGCATCCTGGCCGGCAAAGTATGAAGACAATGGCCCGCTGCGGCATCGCCTTCATGCGGTCGGGCAGCTCATCACGCAAAGGCTCTCTCGGCCCGCCGCGATTCTTGACCTGGGCTGTGGCACCGGCAATCTCGCATTTCATCTCAGCCGGCAAGGCTACGACGTGACGGCGTGCGACATTGCCGAACAGATGATTGAAGAAGGCCAGCGGGCCTTTGCCGGTGCGCCGATTCGCTGGCTGCGGTTGTCTGCAAACTGGCAACGCTTGCCGCTGACTTCTGCGGCGTTCGAAGCGGTGGTGGCCACGAGCGTCTTCGAATACCTCCATGACCCGGATGCCGTATTGGGCGAATGCAACCGTGTGCTGAAGCCCGGCGGGTGGTTGATCTTTACTGCGCCGGACGTGCGGAACCGGCGGCGCAAGCTCGAAAAATTTCTCCGCCCCCTGGCGGTGCGGCTCGCCCGTTCAGCGGCATTCAAGCTCATACCGGCGGCGCAGCGTTATCTGATCTATTTGAGCGTTTCGCGGCAGCGCCTGACGCCTGGGCAGTGGCGCGAGATGGCCGAGCGCCAGGGCTTCAGCGCCGCCCTGGATACGACTGCTGATACGACCGGCGGGCGAGCCCCTGAGTGCGGAAAGTACATGCTGCTCTTGCAATTTCAAAAGCAGCGATAA
- a CDS encoding glycosyltransferase family 4 protein produces the protein MRILFVADARSPIAQGWINYFIERRHDVHILSTYPCDAGAFAGAMVYQLPLAFSGLLAAEATPHNGAAGQNRSRWARRLAGLRKGRLAQSVLAARMWAGPLTLPAAIKRARGLIRQIAPDVVHAMRIPFEGMLAARAAVESLPLLVSVWGNDLTLFASRYPIIARQTRRVLQRADALHCDCRRDLDLAAQAWGFQNLQNTIILPTAGGIHSSLFHRGEPNAALMKQLGIATDAPVIINPRGFRNYVRTDTFFAALPAVLNKHPRTVFLCVAMQGNPMAERWVEQFGLAESVRLLPQVARDQMPALFRLAQVAVSPSLHDGTPNTLLEAMACGCLPVAGRIESVCEWIDDGVNGLLCDATSADSLAAAMIRALDDGPLRQAARERNGRLIAERAEYQRVMQQAEQFYLDMIAGHRC, from the coding sequence GTGAGAATTCTCTTTGTCGCCGACGCCCGCAGTCCCATCGCTCAGGGCTGGATCAATTATTTCATCGAGCGCCGTCATGACGTTCACATCCTCTCGACCTACCCGTGCGACGCCGGGGCGTTTGCCGGGGCAATGGTCTATCAACTCCCACTTGCTTTCTCCGGGCTGCTGGCCGCCGAAGCGACGCCGCATAATGGCGCTGCCGGCCAGAACCGCTCGCGGTGGGCGCGGCGGCTAGCGGGCTTGCGCAAGGGCCGACTGGCACAATCGGTTTTGGCGGCGCGAATGTGGGCCGGCCCGCTGACCTTGCCCGCCGCGATCAAACGGGCGCGAGGGTTGATTCGGCAGATTGCGCCGGATGTCGTCCACGCCATGCGCATCCCGTTTGAAGGCATGCTGGCGGCGCGGGCCGCCGTAGAATCTCTGCCGCTGCTGGTGTCGGTTTGGGGGAACGATCTGACGTTGTTCGCCAGCCGCTACCCGATCATTGCCCGGCAGACGCGCCGCGTCTTGCAACGTGCCGACGCCTTGCATTGCGACTGCCGGCGCGACCTCGATCTCGCCGCCCAGGCGTGGGGATTTCAAAACTTGCAGAACACGATTATCTTGCCGACTGCGGGCGGCATTCATTCGTCGCTGTTTCACCGGGGCGAGCCGAACGCCGCCTTGATGAAGCAGCTCGGCATCGCCACCGATGCGCCGGTGATAATCAACCCGCGCGGCTTTCGCAACTACGTGCGCACAGACACATTCTTTGCCGCCCTGCCCGCGGTCTTAAACAAGCATCCGCGGACGGTCTTCCTGTGCGTCGCCATGCAAGGCAACCCGATGGCCGAGAGATGGGTCGAGCAGTTCGGCCTCGCTGAAAGCGTTCGCCTGCTGCCGCAAGTGGCGCGTGACCAGATGCCGGCGCTGTTTCGGCTGGCGCAGGTGGCCGTCTCGCCTTCCTTGCACGACGGCACGCCGAACACGCTGCTCGAAGCGATGGCGTGCGGCTGCTTGCCGGTCGCGGGCCGCATCGAATCGGTCTGCGAGTGGATTGACGATGGCGTGAACGGTCTGCTCTGCGATGCGACCAGCGCTGATTCGCTGGCTGCCGCGATGATTCGCGCGCTCGACGACGGGCCATTGCGGCAAGCGGCCCGCGAGCGCAATGGGCGATTGATCGCAGAGCGCGCCGAATACCAGCGCGTGATGCAACAAGCCGAGCAGTTCTACCTCGATATGATCGCCGGTCATCGTTGCTAG
- a CDS encoding glycosyltransferase family 4 protein yields the protein MLPLTVWMNYPSFYQGDLFRSLLASARVDLQVIFAKRLPADRLRLGWDEDLHGYAHRFLDPQHRLSDARRLAWAARRRLHIVNGIWAEPAFTAALITLATARSRYAIYSEAPDPHPRRSAIKRALRGGLGRVLASRASGLLPVSHLAADFYRQLGVRQAAIYPFGYFRSRARGQARAAGAKKESACEIVFAGQMIPRKGLDLLLSAAQPLFDEFQGVTLTLIGEGDGLPALRAQVERSGLARRVRFEPSISPAAIPARLSAADLLVLPSRWDGWGVVVNEAFSVGVPAIVSDQCGAADLIRAGQNGYVFRAGDADDLRNRLRDFLDQETDWPRWRINAAMMGERVSTEAVSPYLIDCLNHMMGCTDEKPVPPWTVLSAAQAAD from the coding sequence ATGTTGCCGCTGACCGTCTGGATGAACTACCCGTCGTTTTATCAGGGCGACCTGTTCCGCAGCCTGCTGGCTTCGGCGCGGGTGGACTTGCAGGTGATCTTCGCGAAGCGTTTGCCCGCCGACCGCTTGCGGCTCGGTTGGGACGAAGACCTGCACGGCTACGCGCATCGCTTCCTTGATCCGCAGCATCGTTTGAGCGACGCCCGGCGGCTGGCGTGGGCGGCGCGCCGCCGCCTGCATATCGTCAACGGCATCTGGGCAGAGCCGGCTTTCACGGCGGCGCTCATCACGCTGGCCACAGCCCGCAGCCGCTATGCCATCTATTCCGAAGCGCCCGACCCACACCCGCGGCGCTCGGCCATCAAGCGGGCGTTGCGCGGCGGCCTCGGGCGCGTGCTGGCGTCGCGGGCAAGCGGATTGCTGCCGGTCTCGCACCTCGCCGCAGACTTCTACAGACAGCTAGGCGTCAGGCAGGCGGCGATCTACCCGTTTGGATATTTCCGCTCGCGGGCGCGGGGGCAGGCGCGTGCCGCGGGCGCGAAAAAAGAGAGCGCCTGCGAGATCGTTTTCGCCGGGCAGATGATTCCGCGCAAAGGGCTCGACCTGCTGCTAAGCGCCGCGCAACCGCTGTTCGATGAGTTTCAAGGCGTGACGTTGACATTGATCGGTGAGGGCGACGGCTTGCCGGCGCTGCGCGCACAGGTTGAGCGAAGCGGACTCGCCCGGCGCGTTCGCTTCGAGCCGAGCATATCGCCTGCCGCCATCCCTGCGCGCCTCTCAGCCGCCGACCTGCTGGTTTTGCCGAGCCGCTGGGACGGCTGGGGCGTCGTCGTCAACGAAGCCTTTTCGGTCGGCGTGCCGGCGATTGTTTCTGACCAGTGTGGCGCTGCCGATCTCATCCGTGCGGGGCAGAACGGTTATGTCTTTCGCGCCGGCGACGCCGACGATTTGCGAAACCGCCTGCGCGATTTTCTCGATCAAGAAACCGACTGGCCGCGATGGCGAATCAATGCCGCGATGATGGGCGAGCGGGTTTCGACCGAAGCGGTGTCGCCTTACCTGATCGACTGTCTGAATCACATGATGGGCTGTACCGATGAAAAGCCGGTGCCGCCCTGGACAGTGCTGTCTGCCGCACAGGCCGCCGATTGA